The Henningerozyma blattae CBS 6284 chromosome 7, complete genome region AATCTAAgttatattaaatacttCAATTTCggtgaaaaattaacatTAAATAACAAGCATGAAGGTTATctgattaataaaattgtattgtttttaatgaatttacgTTATAAGACTGGATCTTTATTCTTCGCTCCGTTGGACTATggtaatgatgatattacGATTTTATCACAGgtaaatattaatcatatacaaaaaatatattcaaatgtTTTGAAACGTGTTAGAGTGAAAGGCATTGATGATGAGCTTAATACTTCCAAACCAATTAAATTGgagaaaaatgaattagaCGTATGGATTGCCCCAACTCCACTTTCGGAACAAATTCAAACGAATATTAATGAACAATATAAATCTAAGGATGATAAAAATCCTATTAATGTTTATGAGAAATCACAATTGCAGGCTATTCACCTCGGTGAAGTGAAAAACTTGACacaagaagaaattgaaaaaaaattcccagatgattttaaaagatttgcGTTAGATCCTTATCATTCTCGTTACCCACGATCAGAATCCTATCACGATTTGGCTATTAGAATGGAACCATTactatttgaattggaaCGTTCAacgaaaaatattttaattattgcGCATCCTTCCAATTTACGTGTGCTATATGGTTATTTTATGGCATCTACTTGCTTGGATTTACCTGATTTAGGTTTCCCATCAAATAGAATAGttgaaattcaatttaatccattattaaatactgCAAATTATATAACAATGGAATAGAAACAAACGAGACGTTATGGAATGATTTTAAAGCCAAATCACAGAATTGAAATGACAACCTAACAATGTTActtattaatattcttcttttgtAAAAGAATAACAAGCATTCTCTATATATCTATTTCTACatatatgtataatttatattattactaacATGTTTTActgttttgtttttctttcaattatatACCAGTcaagattttattatataaaattataaagcTGCTAATCTATTTATCTCTACATTACAACtacatatttattaattacagtattatttggatttgtAATGATGATTCTCTATAAGTatttagtaataataatattattattattaatatgcTGGTTAAACCGTGCAATGAAACAACCGTCAtgttttatattcaaaattaattcacCTTCTTAGAATCTACACTTCCTGCTGAATATTGTGTCAACCTCAATAAATATGCATCATACTCTTCTCTTAAAGATAAAGGTGCTAAATTATAAGAGTCTTTAATATACAATCTTCTTGCTAACCACCAAGATAAAACCCAATTAATTATCCCTATTTCTCTTAGAATCCCAACTAAAAGATAGTAGCTTGAACCAGTACATAATCCGATACAAAATCCGATAAATACCTGATCAATGGAATGGTACATTAGATAAACTCTTGATGAGCAAACACAGAATGCTAATAATGCAAAAAATACTATGCCTAATTTCCTTTTACATACGCTTAAATCTTTCCAAGATAaagtatattttaatgaaatatagataaaaagaaaacccATAAATTGTGAATGAGCACTTGGCATGCCATAGCCAGAACGCAAAGTATCATTTTGGAAGGAATCACCGAATGAAATTGGACGCGGCtgtttaattatatttttgataatattattaaagatttcaTTAGCTAACTGTCCTGCAGCCATAATGCACGCTTCTAGCTCTCTTGTAGAAATGAACCATGATAAATAAAACGTTAATATTAAGATTGGcaaaagtgaaaaataaGCACTCAAGAAAGAGATTAGGTCACTTGGATCATAAAGAATATAGGTATCATCAAATggaataatatttggattAAGATCCGTAATGTTGTTCATGTTATTCTAAACCTATCTCCTCGAGAAATGCagttaatttatttttctttttttttgttttaaataattttaaaatgtatattatattttttttaattttatttatacgTATAAGAATGGCATTATCTAGATTGTACGGCAACATATCCCGCTTAAGATATTTCCCGACTTGTTTCAAAAACTGCTTAAGCCACTGTATAGAGTTTCATAAGGTACATTGCAATTCATGTATAAATATGTTGTCAGTATGTTATAAATGATATCTTCTTAGTTGctatttgtaaaattactcaaagaaaatttagaaCTGCAATAATTGCTATAGTTTTTCAATGTAATTTACCACGCTAGAAGACTGGTGCTTAAGATGTATATACTGcaagatatattttagaTACATCAAAGATGAAATTTGTCTATGACCATCTCTTGATGATAAGTAACTacataaataaataattaattaactaattgaaaaactttaaaagaaagaaaaaaaaaaaaaaaaaaaaataaaaccaaACCAAAGTAGTATGCTATGCCTATATACAAAGAGAGAGAATAATGAGGAAAATGGGATAGagaaaagagaagaaagaagaaagagagaagaaagaaaaaaacaaaaatgagaaaagaaaaaagaaaatattaatgatatttataataaaacaataataatagagaAAGAATGAgagagagaaaaaaaaagtataataaaatgaaatagagtgaagaaaaaaaaatgaagtaAATATATAACCAAGCCAACAGAATAGTAAGAATGGCAATGTGAAGGAAAAAGTTCGAAGTGGTTGTTTGAGGTTAGAAATCATATTAGTGGATATAAAAAGTGAAATTAATGGCGGCAgtatagtaataataataatgataataataatgataataataataatcagaAATGGTTAATAGTGATCATAAAATGCAGAGAgttaaaatgtgttttaATGACATGGTGagataattattaatctttttttcccCTCCAATATAAAACACacttattaaaagaatgaCTTAGTTTTATAAAGCTAATTGAGCTCTTTGTTGTTCTCTTGCCCATCTAGCAGTATCCTTTGTCGATTGGGAAAAGATAGGATTTGTTCTAGTCTTTTTCATAAACTCAGATACCCAATTCTGTTGATAGAATTGTTTAATAGAACCATCTGGATACATAGTTGCTAAATCCCCAATTAAACCTACAGCAGATCTGGAAGTAGAATCTTCACCATATAATTGTGGGTCTTCAGCCACCATTGAAagaaattggaaaattgTACCTACGTAAGGGAATAAAGGTTGTGGATTATTCGATAAACCGGCAACAATACCAACGTATGCATCCAAAACAGCTTCCAAAACTTTAATTCTATAATCTAATGCTTCTAAAGTACCATTTTCTGGTTTATCATTTTGAGTAGCAACACATAAGGTAATAacttcatttaaatatggGATGAAATCATCTGTAATGTTTGAGGCAATATCACCAAATACACTTAATACAGCAggttttaaatcttttcttgaatttgatgatgTTATAATTTGACCTAGAACATTCATAAAAGCTGAAgcatattttctaaaatctTCTtgtaaagaatttgaaatatcagCAATAAAACCTACAGCAGTGATTGCCACTTGAGAATCTACTTGATTTAGAGCTTTTACTAAATAAGCAGAGAAAGgatccaaatatttttcgaAATCTTTACCCAAGGAAGAAGCCAAGGAAGATACTGCATAAAAGacatcatcttcaatataAGCAGAATCTTGTTGGTTTAACAACTTTAAGAATAGATCCATTAGCATATCTGAGACAGAACTAACACTTTGTGGAGATTTTCTAATAACTGAGGCTAATACTGTTAAAATACTTGATTGTAATTCTTGTAAACTTTGCTTATCTTCTAAAGATAAAGTTTCTTCATTGACATTCATAGTTTGACCTAATTTATCCATGATAAACGTGGAGATAGAAGCAGAACATTCAGCTACTGtatcatttgaatattctACCACAGTAGTTAAAGAGGTAAAAGCTGAAGCTCTTGAATTGAATTCGTTATCAGATCTATTAGcaacttttaataaagcaTCCACGATAGGTGAATAATAAGAGAAGATATCGGAGTTTTCTACATCTGCTAATTGCTCAATTAGATTAATAATGATCCAAGAACAATTTGTTGCAACTTTTGGATGGTCTTGTAAACCTTTCAAACAGGCTTGAATAACTCCCTTTAGATTTGTGTTTGAATCAATAGATTCAATGACTAGATCTGCGATTCTACCAATACACCAAGCAGCTGTTTCTTTAACTTGGATAACTGAATCGtccattaaatttaaaatagcAGGTAAAGCTTGATGAACGTAATAAACTTTTTGATCTTTAGCTGGACCATCCAAGATAGAACCAAATGACATTACAGCAGCTTCTCTATTTCTCCAATTTTCAGAagtgatattattttctacaAATTCTAAGACAGGTTCTAAGATGTTATTACCACAGTTTTGAGCAAATAATTGTAAACATGAACCTGCAGACATAGAAACATTCcaatcatcatcttcaaaatcttcattttGTCTCgttaataattgtaatagaTTTGGAACCACATCACGGATTGATGATAAAGCGAAATTATAGCTTTGAAGTGGGGATTCTGGGAATTGGGTTAATTCAAAAGCAATATCGATTTCCTCTTCACAAATGGTGGACCAAAACTCCACGGCCATCGAAGCAACTTTATCGTTTTCAGATTTCATTGTGGAAATAGTTAATGCATACAAGGCTTGTTCCATATAATGTTTCATTAGAGGGTAATACAATGACATGATTTTACATAAACAACCGAACGAAGCAGCTTGAATATCATAATCTTGAGTTTGAGTAGCTTCACAAACGACTtgcatcaaataatttctttcacCTTCTCTAtccatattatttttaatgaagAGTAAAGAATCAGCCAATGCATTCAAAGCAGTTAATCTAACTTGTTTTGATGGCTCAGTGGATTGAGCACCTTGAACAATAgcaatcaaaatattattggaaGAAGCAATTAAAGTTTGATCTTGTGGGTCTGCAGCTTCACATATATAACCTAAGGTCAATAACGAGGCTCTTTTCACATTTTCTTGTTGGGTACTTGAAGTATTATCGACCATAATCTTTAACAATTCTGGCCATTCATTTCTTGGTAATTCGATGTTGGCAATAGCTGCAATCAATTGAGCAACCGCATTTGAGACTCTTGCAGAAGTAACATTGGAGACTAAAGCCATCAAAGcgttttgtttaatttgaAGTTTAGAATTCATATCGACATTATTTATCCAACGTAAAGAAAATTGATTATTCTTTACTGAATCCTTGGAGATCAATTCATTCTTCAAAGTTAAAGCAGCTAATATTCTTGCTTCATCCTTGATTGGTATAGAGGAATCAACCAAGACTTGTGATAGCATTCCTGCAAATTGAATAAAGTTATCATTGGATAGTTTCTTTAATTGAGTTTCAGAAGTCAAACGTACATTTTGGTCAGTGGCTAAAATGGTGTTTTCTAACACTTGAACAAATTCAGCAGTAGACATTATGTAAAAGagtttataattttattagttattctatgttgttgttgagttttttatttgcttAACGataaaagatgaaaatcTTTGATAGATTtgtataaataatgatactaGTGCAATATGAATATGTTCGTAGATGGATATGTGTAAACCAGTGTAAGTGAGTAGATATGTATATTGATATATCGCCTTGAAATCCAATTGTATTTATTCTATCACGATACTTCGATATACTTCGTcctgtttcttttttcttcttttctatttttcaatatttattatctatttaaattaaatacatCAATTgcagtttttttttcctttgtGACGAAAAGAGGcattgataaaaaaaaaaaatttcagatGCCTCAAAATCACTTTTAACGGAAGGCAATTCTGAGATCTCGTGACTCAAACAGAAAAGCCGGGTAAATTCACGATTTAATATAAGACGCcaaaaacataaaaaaaaagacacaTATTATGTTAACGTcacaaaaacaaaagacatcaatttatttataatggCAATTAGGCTCACATAGCTGTATGCAAAGACATTATGTAAGATGAAAAGGTTAtgcaatatatatatatatatatagaaaataaataatcgTAGCAAAAACATGAGGATATGTACACCATTCTACAGACACGAGCCTATATAGGGAAACACAGTTTCAGATAGTTATCCTTAAGCGTACTTGGCAACCAACTCGTCGACCAAAGCAATGTATTTCTTTTCAGCTTCAGCTTGAGACATACCTCTTAGCTTTTCCCAAGCATCCCACTTGTAACGACCCTTTAAATTGAATACACCTGGTCTAGCATCTTTAGCTGGGTTATCACCCACAGTGGCTTGTTTGTAAAGAGCATATAATGCTAACATATCATCTTGAGAAACAGAGGATGGAAGATTCTTGGCTTCAGCAGCCTTTTGTTCGAATTCAGCAGAGACCATGACGATGTTTGTGCTTGTTGTAAGGGGAAGATCTCGGGCTATTTTACTTCTTTCCAACGCGTCTTTATATACGCCGTTTCTCAGTTTC contains the following coding sequences:
- the CAX4 gene encoding dolichyldiphosphatase (similar to Saccharomyces cerevisiae CAX4 (YGR036C); ancestral locus Anc_4.179) — its product is MNNITDLNPNIIPFDDTYILYDPSDLISFLSAYFSLLPILILTFYLSWFISTRELEACIMAAGQLANEIFNNIIKNIIKQPRPISFGDSFQNDTLRSGYGMPSAHSQFMGFLFIYISLKYTLSWKDLSVCKRKLGIVFFALLAFCVCSSRVYLMYHSIDQVFIGFCIGLCTGSSYYLLVGILREIGIINWVLSWWLARRLYIKDSYNLAPLSLREEYDAYLLRLTQYSAGSVDSKKVN
- the ACB1 gene encoding long-chain fatty acid transporter ACB1 (similar to Saccharomyces cerevisiae ACB1 (YGR037C); ancestral locus Anc_4.181), with the protein product MVSAEFEQKAAEAKNLPSSVSQDDMLALYALYKQATVGDNPAKDARPGVFNLKGRYKWDAWEKLRGMSQAEAEKKYIALVDELVAKYA
- the KAP95 gene encoding karyopherin beta (similar to Saccharomyces cerevisiae KAP95 (YLR347C); ancestral locus Anc_4.180), whose protein sequence is MSTAEFVQVLENTILATDQNVRLTSETQLKKLSNDNFIQFAGMLSQVLVDSSIPIKDEARILAALTLKNELISKDSVKNNQFSLRWINNVDMNSKLQIKQNALMALVSNVTSARVSNAVAQLIAAIANIELPRNEWPELLKIMVDNTSSTQQENVKRASLLTLGYICEAADPQDQTLIASSNNILIAIVQGAQSTEPSKQVRLTALNALADSLLFIKNNMDREGERNYLMQVVCEATQTQDYDIQAASFGCLCKIMSLYYPLMKHYMEQALYALTISTMKSENDKVASMAVEFWSTICEEEIDIAFELTQFPESPLQSYNFALSSIRDVVPNLLQLLTRQNEDFEDDDWNVSMSAGSCLQLFAQNCGNNILEPVLEFVENNITSENWRNREAAVMSFGSILDGPAKDQKVYYVHQALPAILNLMDDSVIQVKETAAWCIGRIADLVIESIDSNTNLKGVIQACLKGLQDHPKVATNCSWIIINLIEQLADVENSDIFSYYSPIVDALLKVANRSDNEFNSRASAFTSLTTVVEYSNDTVAECSASISTFIMDKLGQTMNVNEETLSLEDKQSLQELQSSILTVLASVIRKSPQSVSSVSDMLMDLFLKLLNQQDSAYIEDDVFYAVSSLASSLGKDFEKYLDPFSAYLVKALNQVDSQVAITAVGFIADISNSLQEDFRKYASAFMNVLGQIITSSNSRKDLKPAVLSVFGDIASNITDDFIPYLNEVITLCVATQNDKPENGTLEALDYRIKVLEAVLDAYVGIVAGLSNNPQPLFPYVGTIFQFLSMVAEDPQLYGEDSTSRSAVGLIGDLATMYPDGSIKQFYQQNWVSEFMKKTRTNPIFSQSTKDTARWAREQQRAQLAL